GCTACCATAAATGGGCATGCGGGGGCGGTCCCACTCCATTGATCCCTCCCGGGGTAGGCGGGCATATGACCAAACAGGGGCGTGGTCAAACTCCATATTAGGAGGAGGGGGCGTGGCACAACACTCGTGTTTGCACTTAGGAGGCGGGGCGCAGGAGGTAGGGGCGTGGCCTCGCCCCATATTTGGAGGAGGGGGCGTGACCGCAGTCCATATTTGGAGGCGGCTGCGCGGCGCGCCCGTGCAGCACCGAGCACCGCCGAACCGGGCACGGTACCGGTTACCGGAGGGGCGGCTCCGCCGGGCAGTGATGGTCCCAAGCCGCCAGCACCACCCAGGGAGGGTGTCTTGTGGCGGTCGGTCGCCATCGGGCCCGGACCTCGACCCTTTTTGGCCGGTTcgcgccgcccgcagccccgggcgGGAGCTACGCTCCCGTCCGGGGCTGCGGGCGACGCGAACCGGCCCCGGGAGCGCCGGATTCACCCCCCCGCCGCAATGGACTACCGATCCCGGCGTGCCCGGCGCGCAGGCGCAGTGAGCGCAGAGCGCACGCCGGGCCCGGCATGGCGGAGCCGGAGGCCGCGCAGCCCGGGCGGCCCCCACCGGGCCCGGGaacggcggcggggagcggtggGGCTGGAAgcggggggacggcggcggcaggaggaggaggaggagcgggatcTAGTGACCCGGCGCGGCCCGGGTTGAGCCAGCAGCAGCGGGCGAGCCAGCGCAAGGCGCAGGTGCGGGGGTTCCCCCGCggcaagaagctggagaagctgGGGGTCTTCTCGGCGTGCAAGGTGGGATGCACCGGCACCGGGAGGAACCGAcggtgtgggggggtgtgagtgtgctGCGGCGGGAACGGgcggggggtgcaggagggggatgcaggaggagggCACTGGGTGGTgcggggggtgcaggagggggatgAAAGGACGTGGATGGGGAGAGGGTGCAGGAGGGGGATGAAGGGACGTGGATGGGGAGAGGGTGCAGGAGGGGGATGAAAGGACGTGCATGGGtgggggatgcaggaggagggtgctggggtgcaggagggggatgcAAGGACATgggtgggcaggggatgcaggaaGGGGGCGCTGAGCCGTGCAGGAGCGGGGTGCTGGGTGGCGCAGGGGGTGCGAGGACACATGTGGGTTGGGGGGTGCAGGAGAGGGGTGCAGGAAGGCGGTGTAAGGATGTGCATGGGCAGGGGGTTGTAGGAGGAGGGTGCTGAGCTGGGCAGGGGTGCAGAAGGAGGATGCAAGGCCATGCatgggcaggggatgcaggaggggggtGCTGGGCGGTGCAGGAGGGGGTGCAAGGACACAGATGGGCAGGGGCAGTGGgagggggatgctgagctgggcagGTGGTGCAAGGATGGATGTGCACGGGCAGGGCGTTGCAGAAGAGGGGTGCCGAGCCATGCAGGGGGTGCAGAAGGAGGATGCAAGGCCGTGCGTGGGTGGGGATGCAAGAGAgaggtgctgggctgggcagggggtgcaggagggggacaCTGGGCCGTGCATGGCCggggggtggaggagaagggtGCAGAGCTGTGCAAGGGAGGTGCAAGGACATCCATGGGCAGGGGTTGCGGGATCCTGGGGCTGCACACGGGGGAAATGTGGGAGAGTGTTGGGGTGCTGGGCCGTGCAGGGGGGGTGCTgaggagagctgggtgctggggtgcgTGGGATGGGCGGAGGGGGCTTTGTTGATGGGGGGAGTTGTTTGGCGGAAGAAGGCGGCAGCCTTGGCATGAGACAGTGCATGGGCTGCTGTGTGACACcctctcctgtccctcctcccaggCCAATGACGCCTGCAAGTGCAATGGCTGGAAGAACCCCAAccctcccaccgccccccgcATGGACCTGCAGCAGCCGGTGACCAACTTGAGCGAGCCCTGCCGGAGCTGCAGCCATGCGCTGGGTAATGCCCCCCCACCGGGTGCCCGGGAcccccctggggagggggagcagggctgaCCCCCCCGGTCTCACTGCGGCTTTCTCTCCACCCCAGCGGACCACGTGTCCCACCTGGAGAACGTCTCGGAGGAGGAGATCAACCGGCTGCTGGGCATGGTGGTGGACGTGGAGAACCTCTTCATGTCGGTGCACAAGGAGGAGGACACGGACACCAAGCAGGTGTATTTCTACCTGTTCAAGGTGCGTCTGGGGCTGGGCACGTTGCACAGGGTCCCTCAGCACTgccggggagctggggctgctgtcccaccatgtcctctgcctgctcccctgggagctggggctgtgacCCGTCCCGCCAGCCCAACCAGAGACCTGAAACACCGACCCTGTCCTGGGAGCCACCGCCCTCCTGGCCCTGAGCTCCCCTGGGAGAGAGGTTTCCTCTCCCCGTGCTCCAAGGTGGAtgctggcacctccctggctGTGCAGATCGGTGCAGCCCCACGGCAGAGTTCTGCCGCTTCCACCGCTCCCCGTGTGCCTGGTTCTTGGGACTTCGGTAACCGTGTCCGACGGTGTCCCCGCAGCTCCTGCGGAAGTGTATCCTGCAGATGAGCCAGCCTGTGGTCgaggggtccctggggagccccCCCTTTGAGAAACCAAACATTGAGCAGGTGAGGCCGCTGTCACTGATGACTTGTCCCGTTCTGCTGCTCTTGCATGGTCCCCTTCCTCTTTGGGGGCCAGCACCTGGCGCCCCTCCACCGCCCCTTTCTCTCCCCAGGGAGTCTTGAACTTCGTCCAGTACAAGTTCAGCCACTTGCCACCCAAGGAGCGGCAGACCATGTACGAGCTCTCCAAGATGTTCCTGCTCTGCCTCAACTACTGGAAGCTGGAGACGCCATCCCAGTTCCGGCAGCGCTCGCAGAACGACGATGTGGCCACCTACAAGGTCAACTACACGAGGTGAGAGCGCGAGGGGGTCTGAGCCAGCCAGCCGGGGGTCTGCCTGCCCCGTGGGGCTGACCCCTGGCTCCCGGGCTCTTCACCTCTCCCCAGCGCTCCCAGGCGAGGAGAGCAAGCGGCCAGTGGGGAGGCTGCTTCCAAATAACATTGGCTGTGACCCCCCCGGACAccccctgccctcatccctgctcccagcagtGTATTCCCAGGTGGGATGAGTGGTCCCAGCCCCGTCACTGGAGCGTGTTCCTGTCTCCTAGGTGGCTGTGCTATTGCCACGTGCCGCAGAGCTGCGACAGCCTTCCCCGCTACGAGACCACCCACGTCTTCGGGCGCAGCCTCCTGAAGTCCATCTTCACGGTCACTCGCCggcagctgctggagaagttcCGGGTGGAGAAGGACAAGCTGGTGCCGGAGAAGCGGACGCTGATCCTCACCCACTTCCCCAAGTAGGTGCCCGATGCCGGGGATGGCTGCTGTGCCATCGGGGGGGTTCTCCTCCCTCGGGGCACTCGCACACCGTGCGTGATGGCGTGTGGAGCTGTGGGGCTGCGTGGGGCTCGCCACCGACGCGCTGCTCCCCGCCAGGTTCCTGTCCATGCTGGAGGAGGAGATCTACGGTGAGAACTCTCCCATCTGGGAGGCCGATTTCACCGTGCCGGCCGCAGAGGGTGCCCAGCTGGTGTCTCGCCCGGGTATGTTGGGGAGCAGCTCCCCCAGCTCAGGGGTGTAGGATAAAGGACCGAGGTGTGGGTGAGCCGGTGACGgtggctgggctgctgcagcgTGGCGAGCTGCTTGCTGGCAGTCGCGGGCATCGTTGGGTCTCTTCCAGCCGCGGTCAGCACCGTCGCTGTGCCCACCACTCCGCTCTTCAGCAagaagctcagcagcagcagctctgccgcgAGCATGGACGCCAGCACCCCGGAGCCGCTGCCAGGTAAGGACGGAGTGTGCCCGGCGCCAGGGAgctgggaccttccccagtcccTCCGGGTGCTGGATgtgccgctccgctcccaggggAGAAGCGGAAGCTGCCCGAGAGCCTGACGCTGGAGGACGCCAAGCGGATCCGCGTCATGGGAGACATCCCCATGGAGCTGGTGAACGAGGTCATGCTGACCATCACGGACCCCGCTGCCATGCTGGGCCCCGAGGTATGGGGTGGAGGGCACTGAGGCGGCACCGGTGCTCTCCAGGGCCCGCTGCTTTCCTGGTGTGCCAGGGCCCGGCTGGGGCCCTCCTGGGGAGGGTGTGCGGGGGTCAGtaacacccccccaccaccaccaccagaccAGCCTGCTGTCGGCCAACGCGGCGCGGGACGAGACGGCGCGGCTGGAGGAGCGCCGCGGCATCATCGAGTTCCACGTCATCGGCAACTCGCTCTCGCAGAAGTCCAACAAGAAGATCCTGATGTGGCTGGTGGGCTTGCAGAACGTCTTCTCGCACCAGCTGCCCCGCATGCCCAAGGAGTACATCACTCGCCTCGTCTTTGACCCGTgcgtggctggggaggggggagcgagGGGGGGGAGCTGTGTGGGGGGCTCCCCCTCTCACCCTCGGCCGTGCTGCCCGCAGGAAGCACAAGACCCTGGCGCTGATCAAGGACGGCCGGGTGATCGGGGGGATCTGCTTCCGCATGTTCCCCACCCAGGGCTTCACGGAGATTGTCTTCTGCGCCGTCACGTCCAACGAGCAAGTGAAGGTGGGAGCGGGCAGGCGGGCAGtgggcatggcatggcatggcatgggggTCCCTggcagcccagagcaggggggctgcagggtggggaggAGCCGAGGCGGTGGGGCGCAGGATGGCCTCGCTGTAGCTGGTAGAGCCTGGATGGGGTCCCAGCCCTTGGGGTAGCCAGGCTCACTCATAACTAGCCACCCCCAAGCGGCAGCAATTGCTCTGGGACACCTTCAGCTGCCCGTGTCCATGGGTGCGAGGGGGGGCTGTGTGTCCTGTCTGCCTGGGG
This sequence is a window from Rissa tridactyla isolate bRisTri1 chromosome 19, bRisTri1.patW.cur.20221130, whole genome shotgun sequence. Protein-coding genes within it:
- the KAT2A gene encoding histone acetyltransferase KAT2A, with translation MAEPEAAQPGRPPPGPGTAAGSGGAGSGGTAAAGGGGGAGSSDPARPGLSQQQRASQRKAQVRGFPRGKKLEKLGVFSACKANDACKCNGWKNPNPPTAPRMDLQQPVTNLSEPCRSCSHALADHVSHLENVSEEEINRLLGMVVDVENLFMSVHKEEDTDTKQVYFYLFKLLRKCILQMSQPVVEGSLGSPPFEKPNIEQGVLNFVQYKFSHLPPKERQTMYELSKMFLLCLNYWKLETPSQFRQRSQNDDVATYKVNYTRWLCYCHVPQSCDSLPRYETTHVFGRSLLKSIFTVTRRQLLEKFRVEKDKLVPEKRTLILTHFPKFLSMLEEEIYGENSPIWEADFTVPAAEGAQLVSRPAAVSTVAVPTTPLFSKKLSSSSSAASMDASTPEPLPGEKRKLPESLTLEDAKRIRVMGDIPMELVNEVMLTITDPAAMLGPETSLLSANAARDETARLEERRGIIEFHVIGNSLSQKSNKKILMWLVGLQNVFSHQLPRMPKEYITRLVFDPKHKTLALIKDGRVIGGICFRMFPTQGFTEIVFCAVTSNEQVKGYGTHLMNHLKEYHIKHNILYFLTYADEYAIGYFKKQGFSKDIKVPKSRYLGYIKDYEGATLMECELNPRIPYTELSHIIKKQKEIIKKLIERKQAQIRKVYPGLTCFKEGVRQIPIESVPGIRETGWKPLGKEKGKELKDPDQLYNTLKNLLAQIKTHPSAWPFMEPVKKSEAPDYYEIIRFPIDLKTMTERLKNRYYVTKKLFIADLQRIITNCREYNPPDSDYCKCANTLEKFFYFKLKEGGLIDK